The Triticum urartu cultivar G1812 chromosome 5, Tu2.1, whole genome shotgun sequence genome contains the following window.
ttcTCTAAAGTGTTCGTATAGGCTGACCTAACACGACCGGGTGGATAGTTCCACTGGTCAAaacccgtccgtgcaaagtcaaagggctagatcccgtggtcaaacgctacagggttaggcggacGGGGGCCgtgggggggtagcaatgccacccgagcgtcgcaccgggccctcatacatgcggggtggtgtgctggcatgtccgaagaggcggcacgcgtctccggggtgtgcccccgcACACGGACGGCGCAGCCGCCGGCACCTGaagggggaaacggacgcgtcgggtctacacggaggggatcttactgtgggtttggcccggatgttgctctaaagtgttcgtatgggctgacctaacacgaCCGGGTGGATAGTTCCACTGGTCAAaacccgtccgtgcaaagtcaaagggctagatcccgtggtcaaacgctacagggttaggcgggacgggggcctggggggtagcaatgccacccgagcgtcgcacgggccctcatacatgcggggtggtgtgctggcatgtccgaagaggcggcacgcgtctccggggtgtgccccctcacacggacggcgccgccgccggcacctgaaggggggaaacggacgcgtcgggtctacagggaggggatcttactgtgggtttggcccggatgttgctctaaagtgttcgtatgggctgacctaacacgaCCGGGTGGATAGTTCCACTGGTCAAaacccgtccgtgcaaagtcaaagggctagatcccgtggtcaaacgctacagggttaggcgggacgggggccgtgggggtagcaatgccacccgagcgtcgcaccgggccctcatacatgcggggtggtgtgctggcatgtccgaagaggcggcacgcgtctccggggtgtgcccccacACGGACGGCGCAGCCGCCGGCACCTGaaggggaaacggacgcgtcgggtctacacggaggggatcttactgtgggtttggcccggatgttgctctaaagtgttcgtatgggctgacctaacacgaCCGGGTGGATAGTTCCACTGGTCAAaacccgtccgtgcaaagtcaaagggctagatcccgtggtcaaacgctacagggttaggcgggacgggggcctggggggtagcaatgccacccgagcgtcgcaccgggccctcatacatgcggggtggtgtgctggcatgtccgaagaggcggcacgcgtctccggggtgtgcccccgtACACGGACGGCGCAGCCGCCGGCACCTaagggggaaacggacgcgtcgggtctacacagaggggatcttactgtgggtttggcccggatgttgctctaaagtgttcgtatgggctgacctaacacgaCCGGGTGGATAGTTCCACTGGTCAAaaccgtccgtgcaaagtcaaagggctagatcgtggtcaaacgctacagggttaggcgggacggggccgtggggggtagcaatgccacccgagcgtcgcaccgggccctcatacatgcggggtggtgtgctggcatgtccgaagaggcggcacgcgtctccggggtgtgccccctcacacggacggcgccgccgccggcacctggaggggggaaacggacgcgtcgggtctacacggaggggatcttactgtgggtttggcccggatgttgctctaaagtgttcgtatgggctgacctaacacgaCCGGGTGGATAGTTCCACTGGTCAAaacccgtccgtgcaaagtcaaagggctagatcccgtggtcaaacgctacagggttaggcgggacgggggccgtgggggggtagcaatgccaccccgagcgtcgcaccggccctcacacatgcggggtggtgtgctGGCAGGTCCGAAGAGGCAGCACGCGTCTCCGGTGTGCCCTCACACGGAcggccgccggcacctggagggggaaacggacgcgtcgggtcctacacggaggggatcttactgtgggtttgcccggatgttgctctaaagtggttcgtatgggctgacctaacacgaCCGGGGTCGATAGTTCCACCACTGGTCAAaacccgtccgtgcaaagtcaaagggctagaatCCCGTGGTAAACGCTACGGGGTTAGCGGACGGGGGCCgtggggtagcaatgccacccgagcgtcgcaccgggcctcATACATGCGGAATGGTGTGctgcatgtccgaagaggcggcacgcgtctccgggatGTGCCCCTCACACGGACCGGCGCGCGCCCGGCAACCTGGAGGGGGGAACGGACCGCGTCGGGTCTATAGGGAGGGGATCTTACTGTGGGTTTGGCCGGATGTTGCTCTAAAGTGTTcgtatgggctgacctaacacgaCCGGGTGGATAGTTCCACTGGTTGGGGGTGTAGCTATGGGCTGGGCCTATGAACAACAGGTGAAAAGGTCCACCGGTCAAACCGTGCGgtgaaagtcaaagggctagacccggcggtcgtctgtgtcagggttagacgggacggtgtacctggggggtagcaatgccgcgAGGTGTCGCAGTGGGCCCTCCTACGGTTGTGGAAGCGTAGTAAAAAAATACCGGAGCTCACAAATATGCcgtaataaaaaaataaaaaaatatgccATAATAGAAAAGTATGCAAAGTACCTATGCCGATggcttagccgtcggcatagattgaCACGTGGCATGtccatctatgccgacggctaagccgtcggcataggctgACCTTATCCACAGGCACACCCACCCCCTCCACTCATTCTTCCTCCCCTGCACCGTCTCCCCCCCCGCCCGACCCCGATCCCcacccgtgccgccgccgccctatcctgaccctcgccgccgccccaccctcgCTGCCGCCGCCCTATCCCGACCCtcaccgcgccgccaccccaTCCCCTCCCCAACTCGCGCTGCCCGCCCCCCCATCTCCCCCCGCCCGCCCCCCACTGCCCGCGCCGCCCCCATCCCCTCCCCCACCGCCACCGCACTGCCCCAAGACCGCCGTCGACGCCGTCAGGCCGGCCCGTCCCCGTCCTCGGCCGCCCATCCCCGGCGGCCCATCCTCGGCTACGGTCGCCCCGTCCCCGACTGCGTCGGCGGCCGACGCCATTGCCCCTCCCGTCGCCGCCCTTCTCCACCCCGACCTCGTCGCCACCCCACCTCTGCTTTGCCGGTGAGCCCCCTGCTGCTGCTTTGCTGCTACCGCTGGCGCTTGCTTCTTTCTGCCCCCGCCGCCGCTCTTGCTGCCGCTGGTTGCCGCTTCCTACTGCTGCCGCTGGTTGCTGCTtcctgctgctgccgctgcttgCTACTTGCTGCTGCTACATTATCCGTCGGTTAGTTGATGATGATGGATAGATGAGTCCCTATAGTTGTTAGGTTATATAGATGGACAGATGAGTGGATATATGATGgatagatgatgatgatgatgatggataGATATATAAATAGTTAGATAGATGGATTGTAAGATATAAAAATTTTGTTGATAGGTTAGTTGAGAAAAAAATTGTTGTTGATATATAGATGGATAGATGAGTGGATACTACATCATGATATATAGATGGATAGATGATGATGATATATGTGACGAATAGATGATGAGTTCCCTATAGTTTTTTTGCCTACATGATGCAAAAATAAATGAATGCATGTTTAAATGTTTTAAATATGCTCTATGAGTTGTGATGTTCTAATTTTTTGTCGCGATGGAATTTGCAGGCTTTGTGGTGTTGCATTTCATTAAAGTGACCGTCGTCCGACGCGTTGTTCCCTGAGCATCCCTCTGTTGTTCGACTCCTTCCCCTACAGCCGAAGGTGAGCTACAAGTCCATCTCCTCCATTTTTTTATTCACTAGATTTCATTCTCAAGTCAACGGCGTAACCTAGGCGTCTCCCGTCCGAAAGGGTTGCatcgataaatatgcattcaattgcatatttatcaccgcagctctttcggattgtccagcgttttccacggacagcccgaggatgtgtagattgggtatgttctccatgttctaccccgttccgagacaggatttcggcggcgcctccccattgttctccggagcacattctctcggctatttgccgagacgtgtatctggagaacagcggggaggtgctgccgaaattttgtctcggaacggggtagaatggagaacgtactcaatctacacatcctcgggtgggattaggacccatctttacctattagagatgtaggtggattaaacgcggtagaaactgaaaatttgatgccattaatttaagtgaatccttaattatgttgtgtgggttgcaaaaaagcagaggatggcagataatcagtggatgtacagtggttttatccgtcggaatcgagtaacatcagagtggatcgcgaaaaccgatgtgtatttgaaggagatattccgtcgtccaatgagaattatcccaccatgcccctgtgcgagatgtgccagacgtcaccgtagaaatcagacggacatgagtgagcaccttcgcacgcacggatatatgccaaactttgacatgccgccgataaacatagccgagcaggaccgtggtagagaggaggtgatgcgacaacgcatcgatggatatgaggacgacggggtcagggacatgctagatgatgtcattgttgcagaaacggcaaatgcgacaccttcagagaatgaaccggaggagccggaggcaaccgcaaaggccttcttggaggtcttggcctcgtcgaagaaacctctttatgcgggtgcgaaaatatctcagctggatgccatctcgcaactgattgcagtcaaggttgagtacggctgtagccagaaatgcttcgaagcattcctgggagtatgggctaacagcctccctgagggtcatgaactgccgaaaagcatgtacgatacaaagaaaatcatgaaggcactctctatggattatgagaaaatagatgtttgcccgaagaattgccttttgtttaggcacgagtatgcggatgacaagtactgtaggaagtgcggttcgtctcggtacattgaggtggtcggtgaggatggtgagaaaaagcagctaaccatccccgttaaggttcttcggtatcttgattttataaaaagactgcagcgccttttcatcacgaaggagtctgccaaaatgatgaagtggcacaaggaaggtataaggtacaatccaaaaaaatcatacatccatcgggaggggaagcatggaagtcattcgatgaagaataccccgaggaagcagccgaggctgggaatgtcagaatagccatatcaggtgatgggttgaatccatatggtatgtcgtccaatccatacagctgctggcctgtgtttgtaattccgctcaatcttcctcccggtgccctaatgcaacggaagaccatgttcttgtcgctcatcattccggggcctgactacccggggaagcaattgggtgtgtttatgcagccgcttgtggatgctttgcaccattcttggtactttccgaggttgacatacgaccgggatctgcagagaaatttcttgatgaaagtttggttgcactattgcatgcatgactttcccggctatgctctattctgcggatggtgtacaagtggtaagatgccatgcccagtgtgcatgcaggctctgcgaatgatttggctgagtaagggtggcaagtatgtagcctttgacctgcatcgacagttcctccctccagaccatccagacagggaagacaagaagaacttcacgaaaggccgggttgttcatgaagtaaccgagattccaacattttcgggggcagatgttcttgctcagctaaaagctctcaagcctaaagtcaaggcaaaggcaaagccaaagccaaaggcttcgagggatatggtgagacgcacaactggacgcacattacccccttctcgcagcttccctatttcaaggacctcaaactTCCTTACAATATTGATGTGATGCACACCGAAAAGAATGTGGCAGAGTCCCTTTTCCACACGATCCTCAACATTCCTGATAAGACGAAGGATAACGTAAAAGCTAGAGCCGATCAACAGAGAATTTGTGATAGACCACGCCTGAACATGAAGCCTCCCACAGGCGGTCGAAAAAACTGGTTCAAGCCAGATGCTGACTTTGTCCTTAAACCGCCAGAAAAAAAGAAGTACTTATCTGGCTGAAACAAATTTTGAAGTTCACCGATGGTTATGCATCGAATATAAGTAAGGGAGTCAATCTTTCAACGGGCAAAGTGACCGGCCTGAAGAGTCATGACTACCATGTATGGATTGAGCGGATAATGCCGGTGATGGTTCGAGGCTATGTCCCCGAGCATGTCTGGCGAGTGCTTGCCGAGCTTAGCCATTTCTTCCGCACGCTCTGTGCTAAAGAAGTAAGTAAAGAGGTGATTGAAAAATTGCATAAGAAGGCACCGGAGTTGATAGTCaagctagagaagatctttccgccaggcttctttactccgatgacacatctcattctgcacctcgcgaacgaggtattgttggggggccctgtgcaaaatcgctggcagtacggccctgagaggcagaacaagcatctccgacggaaatgtggaaacaaagctaagattgaagcttccatagctgaggcagttatcctagaggaggtgtcagacctcaggacatcatactatccagaccatgttccccatctgcataacaaggtgcctcgatacaatatagaagagcccaagtatcaacccaggctcgatctattcaacgcgcaaggtgggagggctggggcctcgaaatcttataacatgccacgacaagagtgggaggacctcatgttctatatcttgcacaacatcaaggaaGTTGAGGAAGTGTGGATGAGGTAATACCACTACACCATTCCTTTATGTCTTCCACATCATCATGTTTCATGTTCACTTAGTCCCGGTCTAACACCGCTTATCTTTTTTTAGTGATTTCGTTCAAGAGGAATGGACGGGAGTGAATCCTCCTACTGAGGCGGAGGCACTTACTCTTCTCCGTCATGGAAACCCTGGACGTAAAAATTTTGTTGCTTGGTTCATGGAGAAAGTAATTTTCCACACTCCCCTATTAAATACCTACTTCAACATTTATTAGTTAACCGAACTAATGCACGCAACAATTTCCATTATACTTGTAGGGAAAAGATCCGAACATATCTATGGATGATGAATTGAGATGGGTTTCCATGGGTTTTGACCCTGCCGTCATGACATGTAAAAAGTATGATGTGAATGGGTATCGCTTCCATACAGAGGAGCACCAAAACAGCCGCCCCGATCCCAAAACTATAAATACTGGAGTGTACACCCCCGGTCAAAATTCAGTAGACTACTACGGAAGGGTACAAAATATATACGAGGTTAAATTCCGCCAGGGGCGTGAGACCCTAAGTCTGCCTGTGTTCAAATGCCGATGGTTCGATCCGCGGGAGGGGGTAAAACATACGCCTTCCATTGGTTTGGTCGAAGTTAAACCATCAACCGTCTATGCCGGAGCCGATCTCTTCATTGCGGCTACCCAAGCTACACAAGTATATTATCTGCCTTACCCATGCCAGAAAGTGTATCTAAAGGGTTGGGAAGTTGTGTTCAAGGTGTCGCCACATGGTAAGCTACCAGACCCGAATGAAGACGATTACTACAACATTAACCCCATGACATACGAGGGAGTGTTCTATCAAGAGCaacctgatgatgatgatgatgatgtggttagaaacgatgactagaccattgggtgatgatgatgtggaccCAAACGTCGACGATGCACGGAATGATGGTGAGACCATTGTCAATGAAAATGACATACTTATGCTAGAAAAGTTAAACGAAAGACGCTGACGACGAGGAAGAGCCTCCACCTCCGTCGGACAACGAAGATGATATGattgatagtgatgatgagacggaccgagaaagaggttacaacagtgatgattcatatgggttctagcagatgtacgtttcaagtattttttttctatagtttaggaatatgcctttttatgcatttttattaatgtgtttattatcatgccttttccttcatttcattaatttactaattgctttttctcttttcaatgcaggttcgtggaacatgggcaaggggaaggccgacggcgtgggtttcctacgcaaggtcgtcggcctgcctagtcggagtggtcgagcacgtaatcctccccctcggctacttgacgatgactcctcacagggaggtcgagggagaggtgcccctagaggaggagggggcggggagCTAGAGGACGAGCGTGCGGGGGAGAGCCAACAGGGGGGCGGCCAGAAAGAGCGCACCCTCCTCGACTTAGGGGTGTTGTCCTTCGAGGccctcctctagtgaggtaccctcctctagtgaggtacactctggggaggaggaggaggaggaggtggaggaggaggcaggcgaggaggaggaggaggttggggaggaggttggggagggggaggcaggcgaggaggagagtggtggcggggatgatggtggtgacgggaagggggttgacaacaaggggtggctgcgtggcaatgcaaagctaccaaagcaggttcctgctactgaggagcagaagtggctcattgagcccacgggaaaggagtaagtggttcattattttgcttgtcacatgcttatttctgttgttatttattttgcttGTCACATGCTAATAGTTCATTCTTTTGCAGCAACTGGATATATTCTAAAGGGGTCCGTATTCCCAACGGCCTCATCACCGTCTTGCTGAAGTTATATTGGCCCCGGGGTTGTACTGTCCTGATCCAGTCAGGCAGCCGCACCGTcgggttttggccacgagctggGACCACTGGGAAGCGGCCCGCCACGCGGACCATGAGACCCATGCCAAGGCCGTGATCACTACTTTCTGGGTGAGTTCCTCTTCAGAAGAACAAGTCCATTCTAGTTTCATGAAAATGATTTAACTCAATGGCTTCTTCCATTCTTGTTTCATAATGGTTGTAGAAATTCTATTGAGTTCTTCTGGAGCACAGGGCTAGAGCGGACCAGATCGTGCTGCGCCAATGCAAGAAGAAGGCCCGCCAGATGCAGTACAATGTGCGCTATGTGGCCATCTCCACATACTACCACGACTATCTTGGTGTGAAGATGACCAAGGAAGAAGCGCGGAGGACGTGCATTACCTTGGAGAGGCCCGAGTTCTTGGCGGTAAGTATAAAAGATTTTTCATTATGCTTTCATTATGCTTTCATTACCTTGTGGTACATTATGCTTTATGCTTTATgcttccataacaccaatttggacacacctacatgccattatgcttttattatgtaggtgtgtccaaattggtgttatggaaaagacgagtcctgggcggcattggtggatctttggtgtgatgaggctggagcctgggcggctatgagaaccaaaaataaggctaaccgagggacggagggagtacatgctcagggaaaccgaaaccactatctccacaaggcagttaatgtatgactaaccccattaaacattcttcttcttctatttaccatcactttcttatgtatgactaacctctgtttggtggtgcaggaggagaaactgaagcggccgctctcacacatgcaggcgtgggagatcgcccatacgcggaaggaccccaagcctggcgagcccaagtactacggcaagaagaccgcagggaggaagaaggcctACTCCGAAGCGTATCTGGAGTTACATCCTGACACACCTGACCCCATTGCGGCGCCTCTGGACGACATGGCGGTGGTGAGGATGGGGCCCAAGGAGCACGGTCGGGAGGCGGTTCTCGATGCTGTGATCACTCCTAGTATCTCCTACACACAGCTTCGTCGGATCGACCCGAGCCTGAGCCAGCGCACGAGCCAGCCAGTGACTAGTACACAGTCCCTCTTTCAGGAGCAACAATCTGTAAGTATTTTCCCTCTTATCTTCATTTCTCACTTCATTTTCCGCATTTAGTAGTTTTATGAGTTCCATCATGTCATACCGTAGGCCTACATGGAGTACACACGCCAGGAGACCATGGCGTGGCATCAGAGGCTTTATGAACACCAAGTGCAGAGGGATAGCCAGATGCAGCAGGCTTTTCAGGATATGGCGGCCGGCAGGTGTCCTCAGTTCCCTACAGCACAATGCCCTCCAGCACAACCAGTGCTGATGAGCTTTGAGGAGTTTGTGGCACAGAACGCTGGCCCCTCGCCGGTTAGTTCATCCCCAATCTATTCACCCAAAGCATGTCATGCCTTTCAACACAGTCATAGATCCCGTGCATATGTCTTTTCAACATGCAGGGAACAGGTGGATCTACCGTTGGCGGTGGTCTTCGCAGCACTCCGGAGACACGGAGCCCGACCACTCCGATCCACGGAGGTGGAGGCGGTAGCGCTGCCGCTAGCACTGATGACCTGGACTTTGGCCGCCTTGGCGGTGACGACCTCCGCGGTGCTCGATgatgcttcagatgtgatgatGATGCTTGAGATGACTTCTGTGTGCTGATGATCATTTAGCTGACTTGTGTGATGATGCTTATGCTTACATTCGTTGATATGCTTATGCTTGTGTGATGATGATCTATTATTGTCATGATGCTTATGCTTACGTTCGTTGATATGTGCTGCTGATATGTGCTGATATGTGCTGCTGATATATGCTGTTATATATGTGATGTTATCTGAATTGAACTGATttgaaaacaaacagaaaaagaaaaaaaaattaaaagcaaactatgccgacggctaggccgtcg
Protein-coding sequences here:
- the LOC125506855 gene encoding uncharacterized protein LOC125506855 — translated: MQAWEIAHTRKDPKPGEPKYYGKKTAGRKKAYSEAYLELHPDTPDPIAAPLDDMAVVRMGPKEHGREAVLDAVITPSISYTQLRRIDPSLSQRTSQPVTSTQSLFQEQQSAYMEYTRQETMAWHQRLYEHQVQRDSQMQQAFQDMAAGRCPQFPTAQCPPAQPVLMSFEEFVAQNAGPSPGTGGSTVGGGLRSTPETRSPTTPIHGGGGGSAAASTDDLDFGRLGGDDLRGAR